Genomic DNA from Coffea arabica cultivar ET-39 chromosome 7e, Coffea Arabica ET-39 HiFi, whole genome shotgun sequence:
GGATTCCATTGCAGCAACCTGCAAGAATGTAATCATCTGGAAGACAAAAGGGAGTTGTAAACAGGCTGATTTTCCTCAGTCTCTCAATCTCAAATAGGGCATAGTGACAGCTGCATGATTGTTTATGAGATTTCTTGCTGCAAACTAGAAGAGGAAGATTTTTGTTGGTTTTGGGAGATTTTTCCATGGATATGACCGAGTACTTATTGGAATCGAATAGACCTCTTTCCCAAAGCTTGCGGACTGCACTGAATCGGACTAGAGATTTCACAGGTAGTCTGCAAAAGATGTCGAGAATGGCACCGTTGGGACTGAATTTGACGTCTCCATCCTGAAAATTTGTAACTTTCTCTGAGAAATTTTAAGTTAACAATGGTCAAGAATATGTCTCTTTtaggatttgaaaaaaaatcagcgagctaaaatgaatgaattgataaaaaaaattttgatcaataAGATGTCACAGGTTACAGAAAGAAGGAGCTGAGGGAATAAATAGATGTACATATTAGAACTTACCAAATTCTATTTGGTTTAGGACAATGTTTCTGAAGATTAATCCTAATTGGTTTAGGACAATGTTTATAAAATTTAATCCTAGTTAGTTCAGAAGAAGCTTTCCTAAAAAGCTTACCATTGTTTGCCTGGGACAAGAAATCGTTGTTAAAAGAGAGGAGTATCAGATAGTGAGACGATTTAAGtatcaagaaaatttttaaaaaaaaaagtttcaagaaaattaaagaaatttttgACTGAAATTTCTTGTTCTGGGCTCTAATGTTGACAATCTTCTAACAAGAAAAAGGTCTACGCGGGACAATTTTAATAATTAGAAGTACCAAAATGTTTTCTACGACTTCGCAAGAAAAGTTGGGAAGAAGATTGTTTTGGCCAAAAACTCTGGAGATATATTCAATATAAGAAACttcttcccaaaaaaaaaggcatgaaagaaaaaaggaaacatCAGAATAATTATAACCTGAAGAACTACAACAATGAAGCTCAATGAGAACCGCCCTAATATTACCCTTCACGCTGACATTACAATCCCATTCCAAAAAATTCTGCAGTAATTTAGCTCCAAATCTCCTATACAAACCATAAATCATTGCAGCCATGATTCTATGATCTTTGAAGCCCTAAAAGCAACATTTGAGACAGTGACGAATCCCCCAGCTTCACCGGTGTCTACAAAGCCAAGTCACAAGAAGCAAGAAAATTGGTAGACTATCCACCTGGAGCACTCATCAAGTGATGCTAATGCATTTTTAACCACCACCATCAAATTGAGATTCTGAAGCATCAAAGATTGTTAATATACTTCACGTCACAAGTTGCTTTTATCCATCAGAAGACAGCAGAATTTCACAAAGGACTCGTACGAAGCAACAAACTGGGAGAAGTAGGAGGAAGGAATATTAGTACCAATTCTGTGGCAGTTTGAAGgaacaaagaaaagaagtagGGAAACTGAAGTAAAGAAGAAAATGTACCACCGAGACAGGAGAAAGTAGATGGATATACTTTGCAGGCCTGGAATACAATACATCAACCATATAAGGTACTTGTCTAGCAAAATATATGTCGAATAATAGCATGCCAAGTTTGTACAGAAACTTGGCATTAGCATGCATTTAATGTTTGGTGAAATATCCTGAGACTGAGAGATTGCCATTTTATAAGTTAGTATAAAAACCTTATACAGAAACATTGAATACTCTTTCAACCTTTGCTATTTCACAATGTAAGGTCAACTTGATATTTAGTACCAGACAACTAATGGGCTGATACAGAGCAATTGGTATAATTGCATTAACTAGGGAGGGCTAAGAATCAAGTCCTGATCAGGCACAGTTTTAGGCCATCATATGACTTGCTATTAAGTCATCCTCATGTGGcgtaaataaatatatatacagaCTTGGATGGCTACATACACACAAATTACCTACAGTTATCATATTCAGAATATTTATACCAACCTCTTGTTATACCGCTTCATACAGATGTTTAACTTGTCCAAAAGCTCAGCCGCCTTGTAGTTCAGACAAAATGcaggttttttttcttttttttgggtaggTACACAAAATGCAGGTTCCTTTtctaattttctcaattttcgCATTTTGTTTCGTATGGAGGAAAAAAATTACACACACGCATGCACACAAAAGAATGTTGATGCAATCACAATGAAAGTACCATAAAAATGAaacccaaatcaagaaacagaaaaggtgaTAATAACTTCCGAACTGACACGTAACTTTTTATATGCAGCAGGAAAGAGAGAGTCGGGAAGTGTTCTATCAATTAGTCAACATAAGAGAAAGAAATTACCAATTAACTTGGGAGAAGACATTGTCAGGGGCCTCTCAACAATGGGTCTGATGCATTGTCCTCAGTAAGTCAAACGTTCTTTGGATGATATAGAAAGTACAAAAGAGGACAAACCAAATCACTGGTCCATTCCACCTATAACTTTGCAGCAGTCACCTGTTTTCTTGAATCGTTAGTATTGCTAGCTATCTTATGGCTTGCAGGTGAAGACCCAAAAGCTCCCAAAGCATCTAGGAAGAAGCTTTTATTTGGGATGATTCCATCTTTGTCCATGTACAACATCAATTTTTTTACCAGCTCCTTCATGTTTGCTTTAGTGTAGGCCTTGTACAAAAGCTTATAGGTTGAACCATCAATAGAAAATGTTCTAGAGGCATGTATACTCTCAAAAAGTGTGTCTGCTTCTAATGGCAAACCATTCATGCAGTAGACATCCAGCATTGCATTGAGTGTTGAAACCTTCTTCTCCTTCCCAGATTCTCTCACCTTATCAAATATCTCTCTTGCTTTGAAAACGCAGTCGCAATAGCCATACAtcataataacacattcataagTGATGAAATTTGGGGAATATCCCATGTCAGTGATCTTCTGAAAAATCAACTCTGCCTTGTCCCTCAGCCTTGCTTTTCCATAGTTTGTGATCATTGAATTAAATGTGGGAAGTGTTGGTTTCTCCTTGGAATGTAACAAGCTCTTAAAAACTTGTTCCATCTTTTCAAATTCTTGCTTTCTTCCATATGAATCAATCAACAAattaaaagtaattatatcAGGTCTCAGCTGGTTACTCTTCATTCGTGATAGAACAGATTCCATTTCCCTAATCATCCCATTTTTCCCATATGCATCCATCACTCCATTAAACGTGAAGATATCAGGTGTAACAATGCCCTCATCAAGATCTTTGAACAATGCGTTAACTTGATCAACATCCCGTGCCTGAGCAAATGCTCTCAAAAGGATGTTATACGTTACTACATTAGGTGGACACCGTTCCATTCCCTTCATCTTACCAAAGTATCCTAAAGCCTTAGCCAAGGCCTTGGCTTTATCACGACTATGAAGGTGGGCCGTGATCAGTGCATTATACACTGAGGTGTCAGGTTTACATCCACTATTACGCATCTCAGAGAAAAGCCACATAGCCATCCTCGTTTGTCCCTTCTTCCCCATAACAGATATCAACTTCGAATAAACACCATTATCTGCTATATACCACCGTTGCTTTTGCATCCATCTGAACACCTAAACATTCATTATATGTAAGTATAACCAAGACCTCGTCCTTGATATTAACAACAGTACTACATCACCACTGCCTTGCCTTCATTCAAGCAAATAATTTACAGTCACTTGCCAGTAGCAAAACTGACAATAAacattattcaaaatttgatttctaGACATGAAACAAAATACTTATTTTTTGAACCTACAGCCAATGCACATGAAGACAAACACTtacttttcatttctcactattTTGAAACAGTCTAATCTGCACTAAGGGAT
This window encodes:
- the LOC113701065 gene encoding pentatricopeptide repeat-containing protein At4g39620, chloroplastic; translated protein: MTPSNFPATLQFSPSKPAFLLQKFYPNSSQNFISVSQPCIARKKPIYCIISNVPTRPKKKRTKTKRAISEAEELVGLLMRNFDEKKQPLVATLNKYVKLVRTEHCFLLFEELGKTDKWLQCLEVFRWMQKQRWYIADNGVYSKLISVMGKKGQTRMAMWLFSEMRNSGCKPDTSVYNALITAHLHSRDKAKALAKALGYFGKMKGMERCPPNVVTYNILLRAFAQARDVDQVNALFKDLDEGIVTPDIFTFNGVMDAYGKNGMIREMESVLSRMKSNQLRPDIITFNLLIDSYGRKQEFEKMEQVFKSLLHSKEKPTLPTFNSMITNYGKARLRDKAELIFQKITDMGYSPNFITYECVIMMYGYCDCVFKAREIFDKVRESGKEKKVSTLNAMLDVYCMNGLPLEADTLFESIHASRTFSIDGSTYKLLYKAYTKANMKELVKKLMLYMDKDGIIPNKSFFLDALGAFGSSPASHKIASNTNDSRKQVTAAKL